From one Salvelinus alpinus chromosome 14, SLU_Salpinus.1, whole genome shotgun sequence genomic stretch:
- the LOC139538518 gene encoding myb/SANT-like DNA-binding domain-containing protein 4 isoform X2, whose translation MATRAAYFSPSEAQILMEAYEEVKDIIKKKGNTATVIKQREKAWQSIADRLNALNMNGPKRTWQQVKIKYKNILQNAVKKNTHRQGTGGGSPKADLTPAEDMALELNKGRPVLEGIPGGKETSIGSSQDATRFIQVSGSTVFLLEPPAQAPDDADPGEGPSAAATAHDGDDDEEETISLDSRRHEDPDAIQWENQPGNISSQAIRKLYGNHLRRQIELADIDIQYKKKKMENLALESEIKKRTIRKLDLEIKKLERELQEDDTAQNKN comes from the exons atggcaactagagccgcgtacttttccccgtcggaagcacaaatcctcatggaggcatacgaggaggtaaaagatataattaagaagaaaggcaacaccgccacagtgataaagcaaagagaaaaagcgtggcaaagtattgcagaccgcctgaatgc attaaacatgaacgggccaaaacggacatggcagcaggtcaaaatcaaatacaagaacattctgcagaatg cagtgaaaaagaatacccacagacaaggcacgggtggtgggtcaccaaaggctgaccttaccccagcagaggacatggccttggagctaaataaaggcaggcccgtcttagaggggatccctggggggaaagagacgagcataggttcctcccaagatgccacccgcttcattcaag tgtctggcagcactgtgttcctgttagagccaccagcacaagcaccagacgatgctgatcca ggtgaaggccccagtgcagcagcaacagcacatgatggagacgatgatgaggaggagaccatctctctggattccagaaggcatgag gacccagatgctatacagtgggaaaaccagcctggcaacata agctcacaagctatcagaaagttgtatggcaaccacctccggcgccaaatagaactggcagacatagacattcagtacaagaagaaaaagatggaaaatcttgcactggagtccgaaataaaaaagaggacaattaggaaactggaccttgaaataaa
- the LOC139538518 gene encoding myb/SANT-like DNA-binding domain-containing protein 4 isoform X1, translating to MATRAAYFSPSEAQILMEAYEEVKDIIKKKGNTATVIKQREKAWQSIADRLNALNMNGPKRTWQQVKIKYKNILQNAVKKNTHRQGTGGGSPKADLTPAEDMALELNKGRPVLEGIPGGKETSIGSSQDATRFIQVSGSTVFLLEPPAQAPDDADPGEGPSAAATAHDGDDDEEETISLDSRRHEDPDAIQWENQPGNISSQAIRKLYGNHLRRQIELADIDIQYKKKKMENLALESEIKKRTIRKLDLEIKKLEREVRYAFNVHCMLTVTQMY from the exons atggcaactagagccgcgtacttttccccgtcggaagcacaaatcctcatggaggcatacgaggaggtaaaagatataattaagaagaaaggcaacaccgccacagtgataaagcaaagagaaaaagcgtggcaaagtattgcagaccgcctgaatgc attaaacatgaacgggccaaaacggacatggcagcaggtcaaaatcaaatacaagaacattctgcagaatg cagtgaaaaagaatacccacagacaaggcacgggtggtgggtcaccaaaggctgaccttaccccagcagaggacatggccttggagctaaataaaggcaggcccgtcttagaggggatccctggggggaaagagacgagcataggttcctcccaagatgccacccgcttcattcaag tgtctggcagcactgtgttcctgttagagccaccagcacaagcaccagacgatgctgatcca ggtgaaggccccagtgcagcagcaacagcacatgatggagacgatgatgaggaggagaccatctctctggattccagaaggcatgag gacccagatgctatacagtgggaaaaccagcctggcaacata agctcacaagctatcagaaagttgtatggcaaccacctccggcgccaaatagaactggcagacatagacattcagtacaagaagaaaaagatggaaaatcttgcactggagtccgaaataaaaaagaggacaattaggaaactggaccttgaaataaa